The following proteins come from a genomic window of Rutidosis leptorrhynchoides isolate AG116_Rl617_1_P2 chromosome 10, CSIRO_AGI_Rlap_v1, whole genome shotgun sequence:
- the LOC139873067 gene encoding gibberellin receptor GID1B-like: MAGSNEINASEAKKVVPLHTWILISNFKLAYNMLRRPDGTFNRELAEFLDRKVAANTIPVDGVYSFDVVDRTTSLLNRIYRCAPPEYELNQILDLENPLSTSEIVPVIIFFHGGSFTHSSANSAIYDTFCRRLTGLIKGVVVSVNYRRSPEHRYPCAYEDGWEALKWVHSRSWLLSGKSPNECKVHVYLAGDSSGGNIAHHVAVRAAQSGVEVLGNILLHPLFGGEERKESEKKLDGKYFVRVQDRDWYWRAFLPEGEDRDHPACNIFGPRGISLEGVKFPKSLVCVAGLDIVQDWQLAYVQGLENAGQTVKLLFLKKATIGFYFLPNNEHFYTLMDEIKSFVSS; the protein is encoded by the exons ATGGCTGGAAGTAACGAAATCAACGCAAGTGAAGCCAAG AAAGTGGTTCCCCTTCATACATGGATCCTAATTTCCAACTTCAAGTTAGCTTACAACATGCTCCGGCGACCGGACGGCACATTCAACCGTGAATTAGCTGAATTCCTTGACCGGAAAGTTGCCGCCAACACAATTCCGGTTGACGGCGTCTACTCATTCGATGTCGTTGACCGGACCACAAGTCTCCTCAACCGAATCTACCGATGCGCTCCACCAGAATACGAATTGAACCAAATCTTAGACCTCGAAAACCCTTTAAGTACAAGCGAAATCGTGCCCGTTATAATTTTTTTCCATGGAGGAAGCTTCACGCATTCGTCCGCCAATAGCGCGATTTACGACACGTTTTGTCGACGTCTCACCGGATTAATTAAAGGCGTCGTGGTGTCGGTTAACTATCGTCGATCGCCCGAGCATCGGTACCCGTGTGCTTATGAAGATGGGTGGGAGGCCCTAAAATGGGTTCATTCTAGATCATGGTTATTAAGTGGTAAAAGCCCAAATGAGTGTAAAGTTCATGTTTATTTAGCGGGCGATAGTTCGGGCGGAAATATAGCCCACCATGTGGCGGTTCGGGCAGCCCAATCGGGTGTCGAGGTGCTCGGAAACATATTATTGCATCCATTATTCGGTGGGGAAGAAAGGAAAGAAAGTGAAAAGAAATTAGATGGGAAATATTTTGTTAGGGTTCAAGATAGGGATTGGTATTGGCGAGCGTTTTTACCCGAAGGGGAAGATCGTGATCATCCGGCTTGTAATATATTCGGGCCACGAGGGATTAGTCTTGAAGGGGTTAAATTTCCGAAAAGTTTGGTTTGTGTGGCCGGGTTAGATATTGTTCAAGATTGGCAATTGGCTTATGTTCAAGGGTTGGAAAATGCAGGGCAAACCGTGAAGCTATTGTTTTTGAAAAAGGCGACAATCGGGTTCTATTTCTTGCCGAATAACGAGCATTTTTACACGTTAATGGACGAGATCAAAAGCTTTGTGAGCTCTTAA